One Roseimaritima multifibrata DNA window includes the following coding sequences:
- a CDS encoding CDP-alcohol phosphatidyltransferase family protein — protein sequence MTYKRIAAYAVHCLTVSGIVPAALAVMEIASPTCDPRTVFLWLLLATVIDAVDGPLARRFHVKHFAPNIDGRTIDDLLDYLTFAFIPLLLIWRMEWLPSGFGWTVMFAMGASLFGFSHKEAKDEANGFFRGFPSYWNAFALYAGVFTAMASPWLTAIAMWGLTVLTVAPVWMIYPNLAPRKWKPSIMIGAILWAVTMLAILWDYPHPLVWLLAMSLAYPLFYAILSWQLRLRIAGKRST from the coding sequence ATGACTTATAAACGCATCGCTGCCTACGCTGTCCACTGTTTGACCGTCTCGGGGATTGTCCCGGCGGCGTTGGCCGTTATGGAAATCGCAAGCCCGACCTGCGATCCCCGCACGGTGTTCCTTTGGTTGTTGTTGGCAACGGTGATCGATGCTGTGGACGGGCCGTTAGCGCGAAGATTCCATGTCAAGCACTTCGCGCCAAATATCGATGGAAGAACGATCGATGACCTGTTGGACTATCTAACCTTTGCTTTCATTCCCCTGTTGCTGATCTGGCGGATGGAATGGTTGCCTTCGGGGTTCGGTTGGACGGTAATGTTCGCCATGGGAGCCAGCCTGTTTGGTTTCTCGCACAAAGAAGCGAAAGACGAAGCCAATGGCTTCTTTCGTGGATTTCCATCGTACTGGAATGCATTTGCACTCTACGCAGGTGTCTTCACCGCGATGGCTTCCCCATGGCTGACCGCGATTGCGATGTGGGGGTTGACCGTGCTGACAGTGGCTCCCGTCTGGATGATCTATCCGAACCTCGCACCAAGAAAGTGGAAGCCATCGATCATGATCGGGGCGATTCTGTGGGCGGTCACGATGCTGGCCATCTTGTGGGATTACCCACACCCGCTTGTCTGGCTATTGGCTATGTCGCTCGCCTACCCTCTGTTTTATGCGATTCTGTCGTGGCAACTAAGGTTGCGAATCGCAGGCAAACGATCGACGTGA
- a CDS encoding Y4yA family PLP-dependent enzyme — protein sequence MTDFFSDDNLPGLIEEHGSPLNLISTAPMRSNLDQLNQVAAERNLDFKVFFARKSNKCLAFVDQANHCGAGIDTASENEIQQAIDQGVEASQIICTAAVKSDSLIQRCLKNSICIAVDNRDELHVIVDQANRLACQAIVALRLGGFRHEGQKLPTRFGFDVDRDNTLLAELSDLPLSVQGIHFHLDGYDARQRVNAIAQSLEWIQALRDLGHSPAFLDIGGGFPISYLRSAQQWEMFWQEHEKALLGQRESITYRNHHLGRQQTEGRIVGKPNSYPYYQTPVRADWLASILDAEIGGQTVATKLRNSRIQLRCEPGRSLMDGCGMTVAKVEFRKQNAEGDWLIGLAMNRTQCRTSSDDFLVDPILLPTGEGTSDPMTGFLVGAYCTESELLSLRRLKFPTGVRRGDLVVFPNTAGYLMHFLESRSHQFPLAKNMVVSDAGEPIALDLIDV from the coding sequence ATGACAGATTTTTTTAGTGATGACAATCTGCCTGGATTGATCGAGGAACATGGATCACCACTCAACTTGATCTCAACAGCTCCAATGCGATCGAATTTGGATCAACTGAACCAAGTCGCTGCGGAGCGAAACCTTGACTTCAAGGTTTTCTTTGCCCGGAAATCGAACAAGTGTTTGGCATTCGTCGACCAAGCAAACCATTGCGGTGCCGGTATCGATACTGCAAGCGAAAACGAAATCCAACAGGCGATCGACCAAGGGGTTGAAGCCAGCCAGATTATTTGTACGGCCGCAGTTAAGAGCGACTCGCTCATTCAACGGTGCTTGAAAAACTCTATTTGTATCGCTGTCGACAATCGTGACGAATTACACGTTATCGTCGATCAAGCCAACAGGCTCGCGTGTCAAGCAATCGTCGCCCTGCGGCTTGGAGGATTTCGGCACGAAGGACAGAAACTTCCGACTCGGTTCGGGTTTGATGTCGATCGCGACAACACCCTACTTGCCGAATTATCCGATCTACCATTGAGCGTTCAGGGAATTCACTTCCATCTTGACGGCTACGACGCACGCCAACGTGTCAACGCCATCGCCCAATCGCTGGAGTGGATCCAGGCTTTGCGCGACCTGGGACATTCCCCTGCGTTTCTTGATATCGGAGGCGGCTTTCCGATCAGCTATTTGCGCTCGGCACAACAATGGGAAATGTTCTGGCAAGAACATGAAAAAGCCCTGCTAGGCCAACGCGAATCCATCACCTATCGCAACCACCACTTGGGACGCCAACAGACAGAAGGGAGGATCGTCGGAAAACCGAATAGCTATCCCTACTACCAAACCCCAGTGCGAGCTGACTGGCTGGCATCCATCCTGGACGCAGAAATCGGCGGGCAGACCGTTGCAACGAAATTGCGTAATTCGCGTATTCAGCTGCGTTGTGAACCGGGACGGAGCCTGATGGACGGATGCGGCATGACGGTAGCCAAAGTCGAATTTCGCAAACAGAACGCGGAAGGAGATTGGTTGATTGGTTTAGCGATGAACCGTACTCAATGCCGAACGTCCAGCGACGATTTCTTGGTCGATCCGATCCTGCTGCCAACGGGGGAGGGTACGAGCGACCCGATGACTGGTTTTTTGGTGGGAGCTTACTGCACCGAATCTGAGCTACTGTCATTGCGTCGTTTGAAATTCCCAACGGGAGTGCGTCGAGGCGATTTGGTCGTGTTCCCGAATACCGCCGGTTACTTAATGCACTTCTTAGAAAGTCGTTCCCATCAATTCCCTCTGGCAAAGAACATGGTGGTTTCCGATGCAGGGGAACCTATCGCTCTCGACTTAATCGACGTTTGA
- a CDS encoding endonuclease/exonuclease/phosphatase family protein: MHTIFLVLIVALFAGSLLSLSSNPHWLVRGWDFPRVQIVAIVLAIVMIHFAVHSWIAPATLLMRCLIVGVAATLVVWHACRIFPYTPIAANQAQNAAVKVRHSAIVNDRHLRLIVSNVQMENRSYDCWREVICSANPDVIIAVETDQHWLNEMEALSDRFPYKIVQAQDNYYGMVLLSRLAIETHEIRFLVENDVPSIDAMVELASGGKVRVIGVHPRPPEPVRDNDATARDAELVLWAKELENYQGPVVIGGDLNDVAWSQTTRLFLRISGLLDPRRGRGLFSTFHANHWWMRFPLDHIFHSTHFRIREIKRLPNVGSDHFPMLIDLQQAPQDPKENKVLAEKENDQQEASERIERASANNDLAVVPAKS; the protein is encoded by the coding sequence ATGCACACGATTTTCCTAGTTCTAATCGTCGCTCTTTTCGCAGGATCCCTGCTCAGTCTAAGCAGCAATCCGCATTGGTTGGTGAGAGGCTGGGACTTCCCTCGCGTCCAAATTGTGGCGATCGTTTTGGCGATCGTGATGATTCACTTCGCGGTCCATTCGTGGATTGCCCCCGCAACTCTCTTGATGCGTTGCCTGATTGTCGGTGTTGCGGCCACCTTGGTTGTCTGGCATGCATGTCGGATTTTTCCTTACACGCCGATCGCTGCGAATCAGGCCCAAAACGCCGCCGTAAAAGTACGGCATTCGGCTATCGTAAACGATCGTCACCTGCGGTTGATTGTCTCCAACGTTCAGATGGAGAATCGATCATACGATTGCTGGCGAGAGGTCATTTGTTCTGCAAATCCAGATGTGATCATCGCGGTAGAAACCGACCAACACTGGCTTAACGAGATGGAGGCACTGTCCGATCGGTTTCCGTACAAAATCGTTCAGGCGCAGGACAACTACTACGGCATGGTGCTGTTATCGCGACTTGCAATAGAGACTCACGAAATACGGTTCTTGGTGGAAAACGATGTTCCTTCGATTGACGCCATGGTGGAATTGGCAAGCGGCGGGAAGGTACGCGTGATCGGAGTCCATCCACGACCTCCGGAGCCGGTTCGGGACAACGATGCAACAGCTAGAGACGCAGAGCTGGTCCTGTGGGCGAAGGAACTAGAAAACTACCAAGGGCCCGTTGTCATTGGTGGCGATTTGAACGACGTCGCTTGGTCGCAGACAACACGATTGTTCCTACGAATAAGCGGTTTACTGGATCCAAGGCGCGGGCGGGGCCTGTTCAGTACCTTCCACGCTAATCACTGGTGGATGCGTTTTCCGCTAGACCACATCTTTCACTCGACTCATTTCCGGATCCGTGAAATCAAGCGTCTACCCAACGTAGGGTCCGATCACTTTCCCATGCTGATCGATCTGCAACAGGCCCCGCAGGACCCAAAAGAGAACAAGGTGCTGGCAGAGAAAGAGAATGACCAACAGGAAGCAAGCGAACGGATCGAACGTGCTTCGGCAAACAACGATTTAGCGGTTGTGCCCGCTAAATCGTAA
- the sbnA gene encoding 2,3-diaminopropionate biosynthesis protein SbnA has protein sequence MTPHLSTIANGVLDSIGQTPLVRFKRFLGDDTVDLLVKLESANPGGSAKDRPATQMLSAALRRGDVHGGSTIIESSSGNMGIGLAQACRYHGLKFICVVDPRAQRQNLDIIKALGGKIELVKEPLDGDYLAARIARVRMLIAETPQSYWPNQYANPDNPLAHFRGTIREIDQALQGDFDALFVATSSTGTAQGCRDYLQKRGRNVDVVAVDSSGSVLFGGAAGPRMIPGLGAGKEPALAAGQSFDHVARVTDLDCVIGCRRAADREAVLVGGSAGGVLMTVDRMKAEFSGKRCVAILHDSGSRYLKTVFNDHWVEASLGCAPSKLAWLVNNPSDNVNAEITT, from the coding sequence ATGACGCCGCATCTCTCAACGATCGCCAATGGTGTGCTTGATTCGATCGGGCAGACGCCCCTTGTTCGGTTCAAGCGATTCCTTGGAGATGACACGGTTGATCTATTGGTCAAACTGGAATCTGCCAACCCGGGCGGCAGTGCCAAGGATCGCCCGGCGACACAAATGCTGTCGGCAGCCCTGCGGCGCGGAGACGTGCATGGAGGTTCCACCATTATTGAATCATCATCGGGGAACATGGGCATTGGACTGGCACAAGCCTGCCGCTATCACGGACTAAAATTCATCTGTGTGGTCGATCCGCGAGCACAACGGCAAAATTTGGACATCATCAAAGCACTTGGCGGGAAGATCGAACTGGTCAAGGAACCGCTGGACGGCGACTATCTCGCTGCCCGCATCGCCAGAGTCCGCATGCTGATTGCCGAAACACCGCAGAGCTATTGGCCCAACCAATATGCAAACCCCGACAACCCTCTAGCTCACTTTCGAGGAACCATTCGCGAAATCGACCAAGCCCTGCAGGGCGACTTCGATGCCTTGTTCGTCGCTACCAGCAGCACAGGCACCGCACAAGGTTGTCGCGACTACTTGCAAAAACGAGGTCGCAACGTCGACGTTGTCGCGGTCGACTCCAGCGGCAGCGTGCTTTTCGGCGGTGCCGCGGGACCTCGGATGATCCCCGGGCTGGGTGCAGGAAAAGAACCCGCGTTAGCGGCGGGGCAATCTTTCGATCACGTTGCCCGGGTCACAGACCTTGATTGCGTGATTGGTTGCCGCCGTGCCGCCGACCGCGAGGCTGTGCTTGTTGGCGGTTCTGCCGGAGGCGTCTTGATGACCGTTGACCGAATGAAAGCGGAATTTTCCGGCAAGCGTTGTGTCGCAATCCTGCATGATTCTGGCTCACGCTATTTGAAAACAGTGTTCAACGACCACTGGGTCGAAGCTTCGCTGGGTTGTGCCCCGTCGAAGCTGGCCTGGTTGGTAAACAACCCCTCTGACAATGTTAATGCGGAGATCACAACATGA
- a CDS encoding sulfatase, whose protein sequence is MRSLLLPVVLAGLSAGFTAESVTCAEPRPNVVFILADDLGWSDTTLYGTTTFYKTPNIERLATRGMTFTHAYASSPLCSPTRSAILTGLSPARTGITTPNCHLPQVILKATETQTGPPNQKTTSPRSTSRLNTDYYTLAEMFKANGYATGHFGKWHLGAAPYSPLEHGFDVDVPHWPGPGPAGSYVAPWRFPDFDPNTPSEHIEDRMASEAVAFMETHQREPFFLNYWMFSVHAPFDAKQNIIDKYRQSVDPKNPQRSPTYAAMIESMDDAVGTLLDTLDRLNIADNTIIVFASDNGGNMYNEVDGTSPTSNHPLLGGKATMYEGGVRGPAIVVDPKRVAANTRSDEVIQSSDFYPTFLERLSIEPQPNQKFDGISIVPALEGKSLNRDAIFTYFPHNPPVPDWMPPAVSVHQDDWKLIRIFHGGEAGAHRYKLFNLADDIGEQNDLSAKHPERVKAMDALIENFLVDTQAARPLRNQKFDPAKYRPEQEGIGRIRNNPKPNPNSKPSQKVKKPLGPPVAGWQPAGTSELTLADKKLIVKSTGGDPYFSQRLPTPVAPQKLTLRFSMISNAAGKGQVFWQETGIVPAYFRDRSTPFTALHDGAIHEYAVELNPKKSVEGIRIDPATGKGPMTIWNIRLTTATGEVLHRFAP, encoded by the coding sequence TTGCGTTCTCTTCTCCTGCCGGTTGTGCTGGCCGGGCTTTCAGCGGGCTTCACGGCCGAATCCGTGACGTGTGCAGAGCCGCGACCAAACGTCGTTTTCATTTTGGCGGACGATCTTGGGTGGAGTGATACAACGCTCTATGGCACTACCACTTTTTATAAGACCCCCAACATCGAGCGATTAGCGACTCGGGGGATGACATTTACTCATGCGTACGCTTCCAGCCCCCTCTGTTCGCCGACTCGCTCGGCGATCCTGACAGGGTTAAGCCCTGCAAGAACAGGGATCACCACCCCTAACTGCCATCTGCCTCAGGTCATCCTCAAGGCGACAGAGACTCAGACCGGGCCGCCCAATCAAAAAACGACTTCTCCTCGGTCAACGTCTCGACTGAATACCGACTACTACACGCTGGCTGAAATGTTCAAAGCGAATGGCTATGCCACGGGCCATTTCGGAAAGTGGCACCTGGGCGCAGCCCCTTATTCGCCTCTTGAACACGGCTTTGATGTCGACGTTCCTCACTGGCCAGGGCCCGGTCCGGCGGGCAGTTATGTCGCCCCATGGCGATTCCCTGATTTTGATCCCAACACGCCCTCGGAGCATATCGAAGATCGGATGGCGTCCGAGGCGGTAGCCTTCATGGAAACGCATCAGCGTGAACCTTTTTTCTTGAACTACTGGATGTTCAGTGTGCATGCCCCCTTCGACGCTAAACAAAACATCATCGATAAATATCGTCAGTCGGTCGATCCTAAAAACCCACAACGCTCGCCGACTTATGCGGCAATGATCGAAAGCATGGACGACGCGGTTGGAACGCTTCTGGATACTTTGGATCGCTTGAACATTGCGGACAACACCATCATCGTGTTTGCTTCGGACAATGGAGGGAACATGTATAACGAAGTCGATGGCACCAGCCCGACCAGCAATCATCCTCTGCTAGGCGGAAAAGCGACAATGTATGAAGGAGGCGTGCGTGGTCCCGCCATCGTTGTCGATCCCAAACGGGTTGCAGCCAACACACGAAGCGACGAAGTGATCCAGAGCAGCGACTTTTACCCCACATTTTTAGAACGACTGTCGATTGAACCTCAACCAAACCAAAAGTTTGATGGGATTAGCATCGTCCCCGCGTTGGAAGGCAAATCGCTCAATCGTGACGCCATCTTCACCTACTTTCCACACAACCCACCGGTTCCTGATTGGATGCCTCCGGCGGTCAGCGTTCACCAGGACGACTGGAAATTGATCCGTATTTTTCACGGCGGCGAAGCGGGGGCTCACCGATACAAACTGTTCAACCTTGCCGACGACATTGGCGAACAGAATGATCTATCTGCCAAACATCCCGAACGCGTGAAGGCAATGGATGCGTTGATCGAGAACTTCTTGGTCGATACGCAAGCCGCTCGGCCGCTTCGGAATCAAAAATTTGATCCGGCGAAGTACCGTCCCGAACAGGAAGGCATCGGCAGGATCCGCAACAATCCCAAGCCGAACCCAAATTCAAAACCTTCTCAAAAAGTCAAAAAACCGCTCGGCCCTCCGGTTGCTGGGTGGCAACCGGCAGGGACCAGCGAACTGACTTTGGCAGACAAAAAACTGATCGTAAAATCGACAGGCGGCGATCCCTATTTCAGCCAACGATTGCCAACCCCGGTCGCACCACAAAAGCTCACACTCCGGTTTTCGATGATCTCTAACGCAGCGGGGAAAGGGCAAGTCTTCTGGCAAGAAACCGGAATCGTCCCCGCATACTTCCGCGACCGCAGCACCCCGTTTACGGCACTGCATGACGGTGCGATTCATGAGTACGCGGTCGAACTAAATCCAAAAAAATCCGTGGAAGGCATTCGGATTGACCCGGCGACCGGAAAGGGCCCCATGACCATTTGGAACATTCGGTTGACCACTGCCACAGGCGAAGTGCTCCATCGTTTTGCTCCCTAA
- a CDS encoding FAD/NAD(P)-binding protein: MKTLDRDFNSSSVLENKEKSSCPQQKQRPSEATDFSKTSSRRTTDQSEWSEPNSDNDSILRVGIIGCGPRGLQCLEALSRQGDNAHMQRLGVTVFEPSSVPGAGGVYDPSQSHTLRMNFANRNIDFWKSSANQQTDRTHSLTGWLSSHYPESASTDAFVPRAIVGEYIQQCFQEVTKRFDACDHFAIIPSHVKRIRHDGSQFVVETDADTFYFDEVALTTGHEGLRTSPSLNAGVADIPALPANPNLSVTRVPADSRVLVRGFGLTAIDAVLTLTEARGGVFVDDGFLPRYIRCDEEPRTIELRSRSGRPMLAKPTAKVEPISDAFWTPFRDQLNALQRDHGSLNFHRDIWPVLAEAAADLLAQSGTPATANEVCNWYRGWSRYSIDASSARRAMLQSYAVAIGKRPIDIPFALGDTWRRLYPELVRLVGSGGLTQKSWRSFADTAREMERIAFGPPAESVGRLLTLMRERIVTLGTDADQISEVDVTVNAVIAGPHELAENGPLMQLIEAGLVITDPTCGGVMVDANGYATGSVDGLAVFGRATEGWVIGNDTLTRTLHDHIENWARTVATSLAIKT, translated from the coding sequence ATGAAAACTCTGGACCGTGATTTCAATTCAAGCAGCGTTCTGGAAAACAAAGAAAAATCGTCTTGCCCACAACAAAAGCAAAGACCAAGCGAAGCCACTGATTTTTCGAAAACTTCCAGCCGACGGACAACGGATCAGTCGGAATGGAGTGAGCCAAATTCGGACAACGATTCGATTCTTCGCGTCGGGATTATTGGCTGCGGCCCCCGCGGACTGCAATGTTTGGAAGCGCTCTCCCGACAGGGCGACAACGCCCACATGCAACGGTTGGGCGTGACCGTTTTCGAACCGTCCAGCGTCCCGGGAGCCGGTGGCGTTTACGATCCGTCGCAGTCGCACACGCTGCGAATGAACTTTGCGAATCGAAACATTGACTTTTGGAAGTCCTCGGCCAATCAGCAGACGGACCGCACTCATTCGCTAACCGGCTGGTTGTCGAGCCATTATCCGGAATCCGCAAGCACCGACGCATTTGTTCCGCGAGCCATTGTTGGAGAATACATACAGCAATGCTTTCAGGAGGTCACCAAGCGTTTCGACGCCTGCGACCATTTCGCGATTATCCCCTCGCACGTCAAACGGATTCGGCACGATGGTTCACAGTTTGTCGTCGAAACCGATGCTGACACTTTTTATTTTGACGAAGTCGCACTAACGACGGGGCATGAGGGGCTTCGCACCTCGCCATCCCTAAATGCGGGCGTTGCGGACATTCCCGCGTTACCCGCCAATCCAAACCTTTCCGTCACGCGGGTGCCAGCCGATAGCCGAGTCCTTGTCCGTGGGTTCGGACTGACCGCAATCGATGCCGTGCTGACTTTAACGGAAGCCCGTGGAGGCGTTTTTGTAGACGATGGGTTCTTACCACGATACATACGCTGCGACGAAGAACCCCGCACCATCGAATTGCGTTCACGTTCAGGACGCCCGATGCTGGCAAAACCCACGGCGAAAGTCGAGCCTATTTCCGACGCATTCTGGACGCCGTTTCGCGATCAACTAAACGCGTTACAACGCGACCATGGATCCCTAAATTTCCATCGTGATATCTGGCCGGTGCTCGCCGAAGCCGCGGCAGACTTGCTTGCTCAAAGTGGAACACCAGCAACGGCGAATGAGGTTTGCAATTGGTATCGCGGGTGGTCGCGCTACTCAATAGATGCGTCATCTGCACGCCGCGCGATGTTGCAGTCCTATGCAGTGGCAATTGGCAAACGGCCGATCGACATACCATTTGCCCTCGGAGACACCTGGAGAAGGCTCTATCCCGAACTTGTCCGATTGGTCGGCAGTGGCGGTCTGACACAAAAAAGCTGGCGATCCTTCGCCGACACCGCCCGGGAAATGGAACGAATCGCATTCGGTCCGCCGGCAGAAAGTGTTGGCCGTCTATTGACATTGATGCGAGAACGAATCGTCACGCTAGGAACCGACGCCGATCAAATCTCGGAGGTTGATGTGACAGTGAATGCCGTCATCGCCGGGCCCCACGAACTTGCAGAGAACGGCCCCCTCATGCAATTGATCGAAGCGGGTTTGGTAATAACCGATCCGACGTGCGGCGGTGTCATGGTGGATGCCAATGGGTATGCAACGGGATCCGTCGACGGGCTGGCGGTTTTCGGACGGGCGACCGAGGGATGGGTGATCGGCAATGACACCCTGACTCGAACCTTGCATGATCACATCGAAAACTGGGCGCGAACCGTGGCGACATCGCTTGCCATTAAAACATAA
- a CDS encoding DUF421 domain-containing protein, translating into MFEKWISISTTQLAMILLSSVIVYAAILIYTRIAGLRSFSKMSAADFAMTIAVGSLFGATVSAPNPTLLAGLFALLCLFAAQWALANARRKSKLVSKLVDNEPLLLMNHGEIIEKNLELANMTESDLFGKLREANALNFTQVKAVVFETTGDVSVLHSTSDDVALEKRIFEGVVGAERLFTDR; encoded by the coding sequence ATGTTTGAAAAATGGATTTCCATTTCGACCACTCAACTGGCAATGATTCTGCTCTCTTCAGTCATCGTCTACGCGGCGATCTTGATTTACACGCGAATTGCGGGGCTGCGAAGTTTTTCAAAGATGTCGGCGGCAGATTTTGCGATGACGATCGCGGTTGGTTCCTTGTTTGGTGCAACGGTATCGGCTCCCAACCCGACCCTTCTGGCCGGATTATTCGCCCTGTTATGTCTGTTCGCTGCCCAGTGGGCTTTGGCCAATGCTCGTCGCAAATCGAAACTCGTCAGCAAGCTGGTGGACAATGAACCACTGCTGTTGATGAACCACGGCGAAATCATCGAGAAAAACCTTGAACTGGCGAACATGACCGAGAGCGACCTGTTCGGGAAACTAAGAGAAGCCAACGCCCTGAATTTTACGCAAGTCAAAGCCGTTGTGTTTGAGACAACCGGTGACGTATCCGTTCTCCACAGCACCTCCGATGACGTTGCACTGGAAAAACGGATCTTTGAGGGTGTCGTCGGAGCCGAGCGATTGTTTACGGATCGTTAG
- a CDS encoding sulfatase: MTRLMLLFVLSTIWVPAFSADKPNVLLISIDDLNDWVGVLGGHPQALTPNIDRLAAMGTLFENAHCQSPVCNPSRASMMTGRYPHTTGIYFLAPDLRQAPVLKGVKTLPEVFADNGYKTMATGKIFHTGDRRFFQEYHPSGGFGPRPEKKISQPHGHPLWDWGAFPAEDSMMPDLNGAEWAVEQLKKKHDKPFFMGVGFYRPHVPMYAPQKWFDLHPRDKIQLPLVRDDDRDDLSQYAIDLTNLKHVSPTHQWMTEAGQWEHAVQAYLASVTFADYCLGLVLDELESSEYSNNTIIVLFSDHGFHLGEKQRWAKRSLWEDGTRVPLVIAAPGYKSDQRCRQPAELLDVFPTLLDLAGLPKDDAQEGQSLTGLMKNPKQTWNHPAITSFGLGNFSIRSERYRFIQYHDGSQELYDLDEDPNEWTNLASLPKYQEIIAQHAAFLPAQQHPVLPGKSTGHDAYEAANANASR; the protein is encoded by the coding sequence ATGACCCGATTGATGTTACTGTTCGTGCTAAGCACGATTTGGGTACCCGCGTTTTCTGCGGATAAGCCCAACGTCTTACTGATTTCTATCGATGACCTGAATGATTGGGTCGGTGTCCTGGGCGGCCACCCTCAGGCTTTAACGCCCAACATCGATCGCTTGGCTGCGATGGGAACGTTGTTTGAGAACGCCCATTGCCAGTCGCCTGTCTGTAATCCTTCACGGGCAAGCATGATGACGGGACGATATCCGCATACAACCGGAATCTATTTCCTTGCCCCTGATTTAAGACAGGCACCGGTTCTTAAAGGCGTCAAAACGTTGCCCGAAGTTTTTGCCGACAACGGGTACAAAACGATGGCAACGGGAAAGATTTTTCACACCGGAGACCGCCGGTTCTTTCAGGAATACCATCCTTCCGGTGGATTCGGCCCACGTCCCGAAAAGAAAATCTCGCAGCCGCACGGGCATCCACTTTGGGATTGGGGCGCTTTCCCTGCAGAAGATTCGATGATGCCCGACCTAAATGGTGCGGAATGGGCTGTGGAACAACTGAAGAAGAAACATGACAAACCGTTTTTTATGGGGGTTGGTTTTTATCGGCCGCACGTACCGATGTACGCTCCGCAAAAATGGTTTGATTTGCACCCTCGAGATAAGATTCAATTGCCGCTCGTACGGGATGATGACCGTGACGACCTCAGTCAGTACGCGATTGATCTGACCAATCTTAAACATGTCTCACCAACCCATCAGTGGATGACGGAAGCTGGGCAGTGGGAGCATGCCGTCCAGGCTTATCTCGCCTCGGTGACGTTTGCAGATTATTGCTTGGGATTGGTTTTGGACGAATTGGAATCAAGCGAGTATTCGAACAACACGATCATCGTATTGTTTTCGGACCATGGATTTCACTTGGGAGAGAAACAACGCTGGGCGAAACGCTCGTTGTGGGAAGATGGGACTCGGGTGCCTTTGGTGATCGCGGCCCCTGGATACAAGAGCGATCAACGTTGCCGTCAACCTGCTGAACTATTGGATGTGTTTCCAACGCTTTTGGATTTGGCTGGTCTGCCAAAGGATGATGCTCAGGAAGGTCAGAGCCTTACCGGGTTAATGAAGAATCCGAAACAAACTTGGAACCATCCGGCCATCACCAGTTTTGGTTTAGGAAATTTTTCGATTCGCTCTGAACGGTATCGATTCATTCAGTACCACGATGGCTCGCAGGAACTTTATGACTTGGACGAAGATCCAAATGAGTGGACGAATTTGGCTTCGTTGCCAAAGTACCAAGAAATCATTGCACAGCATGCAGCGTTCCTGCCAGCCCAACAGCATCCCGTCTTGCCGGGCAAGTCGACCGGACATGATGCGTATGAAGCTGCCAACGCCAACGCTAGCCGATAA